Genomic window (Mesorhizobium sp. M4B.F.Ca.ET.058.02.1.1):
TTCGAGGTCGGCATGTCGGAGTATGACAGCTCGATCGTCTACATGCCGTTCTCGGAGGCGCAGCTCTATTTCAACATGGACGGGCGGGCGCAGACCATAGAGATCTATGTCGACAATCCCGACAATGTCGATGCGCTGAAGCCGCTCGTCGAGCAGGCGGCGCAGCGGCCGATCGACCTTGTCGACTGGCGCCAGCGCAACGAGACGTTCTTCTCGGCGCTGCAGGTCGAGCGCAACGTTATGTTCATGATCCTGACGCTGATCGTGCTGGTGGCGGCTCTGAACATCATTTCCGGCCTCGTGATGCTGGTGAAGGACAAGGGTCACGACATTGCCATCCTGCGCACGATGGGCGCCTCGCGTGGCGCCATCCTGCGTATCTTCCTGATGACGGGGGCGGCCATCGGCGTCACCGGCACTGTCGCCGGCGTGCTGCTCGGCGTCGTCATCTGCCTCAACATCGAATCGATCCGCCAGTTCTTCTCGTGGATGACGGGCAGGATCCTGTTCAATCCCGAGCTTTATTTCCTCAGCCAGCTGCCGGCGAAGATGGACCCGCGCGAGACGACCTATGTCGTCATCATGGCGCTGGTGCTCTCCTTCCTGGCGACTGTGTTTCCGGCATGGCGGGCCGCCCGCCTCGATCCGGTCGAAGCCTTGAGGTACGAGTGATGGCCGAGGCCATTATCGAGCTGAAGAGCGTCGAGCGGCACTATGTCCAGGGCCCGCGCAAGCTCACCATTCTTAACGGCGCCGACTTTTCGCTGCGGCGCGGCGAGATGGTGGCGCTGGTGGCGCCGTCCGGCACCGGCAAGTCGACGCTGCTGCACACGGCCGGGTTGCTTGAGCGGCCCGACGCCGGCGACGTGATTCTGAGCGGGCGCGCCTGCGGCCGGCTCTCCGACGAGGAACGCACGGCCATCCGCCGCAACGACGTCGGCTTCGTCTATCAGTTCCATCACCTGCTGCCGGAGTTTTCCGCGCTGGAAAACATCATGATGCCGCAGCTGATCAAGGGGCTGACGCGCAAGGAGGCGGCCGAGCGGGCGGCACAGCTGCTCGACTACATGCAGATCGGCAAGCGCGCGCATCATCGGCCGTCGGAGCTCTCGGGCGGTGAGCAGCAGCGCGTGGCAATCGCGCGCGCCGTCGCCAACGCGCCGCTGGTGCTTTTGGCCGACGAGCCGACCGGCAATCTCGACCCGGTCACCGCTTCCTATGTGTTCGAGGCGCTGGAGGC
Coding sequences:
- a CDS encoding lipoprotein-releasing ABC transporter permease subunit yields the protein MSQAAAAKAPAVKAPAAGAFSVFERMVAWRYLRSRRKETVISVIASISFLGIMLGVATLIVVMAVMNGFRAELLTRILGVNGHLIAQPLDSPLEDYAQVASRINGVAGVKYAIPLIDGQVLAQGNVGGGTGALVRGIRGEDLGKISIVSGNIKQGTLDGFDTGEGVAIGKRMAENLGLVLGDTITLISPEGDVTPLGTTPRMKGYKIAAIFEVGMSEYDSSIVYMPFSEAQLYFNMDGRAQTIEIYVDNPDNVDALKPLVEQAAQRPIDLVDWRQRNETFFSALQVERNVMFMILTLIVLVAALNIISGLVMLVKDKGHDIAILRTMGASRGAILRIFLMTGAAIGVTGTVAGVLLGVVICLNIESIRQFFSWMTGRILFNPELYFLSQLPAKMDPRETTYVVIMALVLSFLATVFPAWRAARLDPVEALRYE
- a CDS encoding ABC transporter ATP-binding protein → MMAEAIIELKSVERHYVQGPRKLTILNGADFSLRRGEMVALVAPSGTGKSTLLHTAGLLERPDAGDVILSGRACGRLSDEERTAIRRNDVGFVYQFHHLLPEFSALENIMMPQLIKGLTRKEAAERAAQLLDYMQIGKRAHHRPSELSGGEQQRVAIARAVANAPLVLLADEPTGNLDPVTASYVFEALEALVRQSGLAALIATHNHELASRMDRRVTLAEGKVVPL